In Hymenobacter aquaticus, a single window of DNA contains:
- a CDS encoding PepSY-associated TM helix domain-containing protein, whose product MTFRKVVGTLHLWLGLSTGLVVFIVSLTGAIFTFQDEIRDATQASWRKVEAPAQPTEQLLPSRLQAVVKRNHPELKPAFFMYMGPDRSAVLYSTDKQDAYFATALNPYTGQELGHLDLRKDFFSIVQDLHMYLLLPVEVGHWVVGISVLVFVVMLLTGIILWWPKRKTDRKRSFTIKWGARWRRVNYDLHNVLGFYAASIALLLALTGLMMSFEWVLKSVYFAANAGHDYPQEKTPPTVDTLQTVAAAPRPVADVYYQQIRRSSPTAKMIFLGLPASPKQPVYSVAYERALYYYHRDEYYFHPVSGQLLKAIPHASKSNGQKVADVNYDLHTGQALGLGGKILAFLGSLISASLPVTGFLVWWGRRQKPKKQRGKVAAIRTM is encoded by the coding sequence ATGACGTTCAGGAAAGTCGTCGGCACATTGCACCTCTGGCTCGGGCTTTCCACCGGGCTGGTGGTGTTTATCGTGAGCCTGACCGGGGCCATCTTCACGTTTCAGGACGAAATCCGGGACGCGACGCAGGCCTCGTGGCGCAAGGTGGAAGCGCCAGCCCAGCCCACGGAACAACTGCTGCCTTCCCGCCTGCAGGCCGTAGTAAAGCGGAATCACCCGGAGCTGAAGCCCGCCTTCTTTATGTACATGGGCCCCGACCGGTCGGCGGTGCTGTACAGCACCGACAAGCAGGACGCGTACTTTGCCACCGCGCTGAACCCCTATACCGGGCAGGAGCTGGGCCACCTCGACCTGCGAAAAGACTTTTTCAGCATCGTACAGGACCTGCACATGTACTTGCTGCTGCCGGTTGAAGTTGGCCACTGGGTGGTGGGCATTTCGGTGCTGGTATTCGTGGTGATGCTCCTGACGGGCATTATTCTGTGGTGGCCCAAGCGCAAAACCGACCGGAAACGCAGCTTTACCATCAAGTGGGGCGCCCGGTGGCGGCGCGTGAATTACGACCTGCACAACGTGCTGGGCTTTTACGCGGCCAGCATTGCCCTGCTTCTGGCCCTGACCGGGCTGATGATGAGCTTTGAGTGGGTGCTCAAGTCGGTGTACTTCGCCGCCAACGCCGGCCACGACTACCCGCAGGAGAAAACGCCGCCGACGGTAGACACCCTGCAAACCGTGGCCGCCGCGCCCCGGCCCGTGGCCGACGTGTACTACCAGCAAATCCGGCGCAGCTCCCCCACGGCCAAGATGATTTTCCTGGGCCTGCCGGCTTCACCCAAGCAGCCGGTTTACAGCGTTGCCTACGAACGGGCTTTGTACTACTACCACCGCGACGAATACTACTTCCACCCGGTATCGGGGCAGCTGCTCAAGGCCATTCCGCACGCCAGCAAGAGCAACGGGCAGAAGGTAGCCGACGTGAACTACGACCTGCACACGGGCCAGGCGCTGGGTCTGGGCGGCAAAATTCTGGCCTTCCTGGGCAGCCTGATTTCGGCCAGCTTGCCCGTCACGGGCTTTCTGGTGTGGTGGGGCCGCCGCCAGAAGCCTAAGAAGCAGCGCGGCAAAGTAGCAGCCATTCGAACGATGTAG
- a CDS encoding dipeptidase: protein MASYLESNQERFLSELLDWLRIPSVSADPKFHGDVLRAAEYLKTRLEEVGVENVELCPTAGNPIVYGEKIVDPSLPTVLVYGHYDVQPADPYELWTSPPFEPVIKDGKIYARGACDDKGQVYMHVKAFEVLMQEGGVPCNIKIMIEGEEEVGSNNLGIFVRENKEKLKADVILISDTGILANDTPSIEVGLRGLSYHEVEVTGPNRDLHSGLYGGAVANPINILCQMIASLHDENNHITIPGFYDNVDELSAEERAEMAKAPHSDEEFKQSIGLTDIHGEKGYSTLERTSIRPTLDVNGIWGGYTGEGAKTVIASKAYAKISMRLVPHQTSDEITELFQKHFESIAPASVTVVVKPHHGGEPVVTPTDSVAYKAAADAMETTFGKRPIPTRGGGSIPIVAMFKTELGLDSVLLGFGLDSDAIHSPNEHYGVFNFLKGIETIPHFYRNYAAAMKA, encoded by the coding sequence ATGGCTTCCTACCTCGAAAGTAACCAAGAACGTTTTCTGAGCGAGCTGCTCGACTGGCTGCGCATTCCCTCGGTGTCGGCCGACCCGAAATTTCACGGCGACGTGCTGCGGGCCGCCGAATACCTCAAAACCCGCCTCGAAGAAGTGGGCGTGGAGAACGTGGAGCTGTGCCCGACGGCCGGCAACCCCATCGTCTACGGCGAGAAAATCGTGGACCCCAGCCTGCCCACGGTGCTCGTGTACGGCCACTACGACGTGCAGCCCGCCGACCCCTACGAGCTGTGGACTTCGCCGCCGTTTGAGCCCGTTATCAAGGATGGCAAGATCTACGCCCGCGGCGCCTGCGACGACAAGGGCCAGGTCTACATGCACGTGAAGGCCTTCGAAGTGCTGATGCAGGAAGGCGGCGTGCCCTGCAACATCAAGATCATGATTGAGGGCGAGGAGGAAGTGGGCTCCAACAACCTGGGCATCTTCGTGCGCGAAAACAAGGAGAAGCTCAAGGCCGACGTCATCCTGATTTCCGACACCGGCATTCTGGCCAACGACACGCCCAGCATCGAAGTGGGCCTGCGCGGCCTGAGCTACCACGAAGTGGAAGTAACGGGCCCGAACCGCGACCTGCACTCGGGCCTCTACGGCGGGGCGGTGGCTAACCCCATCAACATCCTGTGCCAGATGATTGCCTCCCTGCACGACGAGAACAACCACATTACCATCCCCGGCTTCTACGACAACGTCGACGAGCTGAGTGCCGAGGAGCGGGCCGAAATGGCCAAAGCCCCGCACTCCGACGAGGAGTTCAAGCAAAGCATCGGCCTGACCGACATCCACGGCGAGAAAGGCTACAGCACCCTGGAGCGCACCAGCATCCGGCCCACGCTCGACGTGAATGGCATCTGGGGCGGCTACACCGGCGAGGGCGCCAAGACGGTTATTGCCTCCAAGGCCTACGCCAAAATCTCGATGCGCCTAGTGCCCCACCAGACCTCCGACGAAATCACCGAGTTGTTCCAGAAGCACTTCGAAAGCATTGCCCCGGCCAGCGTCACGGTGGTGGTGAAGCCCCACCACGGCGGCGAGCCGGTGGTAACGCCCACCGACTCGGTCGCCTACAAAGCCGCCGCCGACGCCATGGAAACTACCTTCGGCAAGCGCCCCATCCCCACGCGCGGCGGCGGCTCCATCCCGATTGTGGCCATGTTCAAGACCGAACTGGGCCTCGACTCCGTGCTACTCGGCTTCGGCCTCGACTCCGACGCCATTCACTCGCCCAACGAGCACTACGGCGTGTTCAACTTCCTGAAGGGCATCGAAACCATTCCGCACTTCTACCGCAACTACGCGGCGGCTATGAAGGCTTAA
- the prmA gene encoding 50S ribosomal protein L11 methyltransferase, whose translation MDFVEVRVQAPRELADILVAELAEVGYDTFEDNDEGFCAYIGEGDFNPDAVAEVMARYEGMGELGYEHRVITRQNWNAEWEKNFQPLIIADRVSVRAPFHEKPEGLEYEIVIMPRMSFGTGHHETTALMIENQLDIDHQGKRVLDMGCGTGILAIMAVHLGAQEVLAVDVEPWTVENAADNAAENNCTNIECRLGGVEVLAGEAPFDIILANINRNVLLEDMHAYAALLPQGRPILFSGFYQEDLSKIEAEATKHALVYQSHRTKNNWVSAIFTKL comes from the coding sequence ATGGATTTTGTAGAAGTACGCGTACAGGCCCCCCGTGAACTTGCTGATATTCTGGTAGCCGAGCTGGCCGAAGTCGGCTACGACACCTTCGAGGACAACGACGAAGGTTTCTGCGCATACATCGGCGAGGGCGACTTCAACCCCGACGCCGTGGCCGAGGTCATGGCCCGCTACGAGGGGATGGGCGAGCTGGGCTACGAGCACCGCGTGATTACGCGCCAGAACTGGAATGCCGAGTGGGAAAAGAACTTCCAGCCCCTGATTATTGCCGACCGGGTGTCGGTGCGGGCCCCGTTCCACGAGAAGCCCGAGGGCCTGGAGTACGAAATCGTGATTATGCCGCGCATGTCCTTCGGCACCGGCCACCACGAAACCACCGCCCTGATGATTGAAAACCAGCTCGACATCGACCACCAGGGCAAGCGGGTGCTCGACATGGGCTGCGGCACCGGCATTCTGGCCATCATGGCCGTGCACCTGGGCGCCCAGGAAGTGCTGGCCGTGGACGTGGAGCCCTGGACCGTGGAAAACGCGGCCGACAACGCCGCCGAAAATAATTGCACCAATATTGAGTGCCGCCTCGGTGGGGTAGAAGTGCTGGCGGGCGAAGCCCCGTTCGACATTATTCTGGCCAACATCAACCGCAACGTGCTGCTGGAGGATATGCACGCCTATGCAGCCCTGCTGCCCCAGGGCCGTCCTATCCTATTCAGCGGCTTTTATCAAGAGGATTTATCCAAGATTGAAGCCGAGGCGACGAAACACGCATTGGTCTATCAGTCACACCGAACCAAGAATAACTGGGTTTCGGCGATTTTCACGAAATTGTAG
- a CDS encoding SpoIIAA family protein, whose product MKQELRSSLGRPYITIETDPATPWVAVEWVGYLTAESIKAGAKAYIEAVAASGRHCVLNDTRRVLGPWDHSMEWVLNEWAPSATAAGVRHFAMISVPDSMADASAATFYAQLKGFEVRIFGNDDDAKAWLRTACGPK is encoded by the coding sequence ATGAAACAAGAACTGCGAAGCTCCCTGGGGCGGCCCTACATTACCATCGAAACCGACCCGGCTACTCCTTGGGTAGCGGTGGAGTGGGTGGGCTACCTCACGGCCGAGAGCATCAAGGCCGGGGCCAAAGCCTACATCGAGGCCGTGGCTGCCTCGGGGCGGCACTGCGTGCTGAACGATACGCGCCGGGTGCTGGGCCCCTGGGACCATTCGATGGAGTGGGTGCTGAACGAGTGGGCCCCCAGCGCCACGGCCGCCGGCGTGCGCCACTTCGCCATGATTTCGGTGCCCGACTCGATGGCCGATGCCTCGGCGGCGACCTTCTACGCCCAGCTCAAGGGCTTTGAGGTGCGGATCTTCGGCAACGACGACGACGCCAAAGCGTGGCTGCGCACCGCCTGCGGCCCGAAGTAA
- a CDS encoding TonB-dependent receptor, translating to MQHSSLPIFRQLLLAVLTLLFSALALAAQGQTATIQGRITNPGGQAVAGAGVGIKGTAQGANTDAEGNFQIAGLAAGSYTLHVRLVGFGSQERRVKLAAGETSTQNFVLTESTEQLQEVVVEGKSTNKFARKESEYVGKMPLQNLENPQVYATVGKELLTEQSVFTVDDALRNAPGVQRMWDATGRAGDGGGFYGSRGFILQSRLRNGIVGGVTSDIDAVNLEKLEVIKGPSATLFGSSLTSYGGLINRVTKKAYDTFGGEVSVSGGSYGFHRISADVNLVDPNAPSDQPKTLAFRLNTAYQYEDSFQDKGFGRSIAVAPTLTYRPTDRLTINLDAELMQGQNMGKQLFFFYSPVSELGVSRAEDLPLDYRKSYAGNGLVQSSRSANVFGQVNYRISPAFTSSTNLSAGQSFSDGFGPYFYLVSDAALAKKGAPVPAPGMHSLLRADQSTRNSTLNTYEVQQLFNGDFTLGNLRNRVVVGLDFLRLDNNIKFFGGVVDTVPLNQPNYDYSTFSGPNVEAFYAGKTPPAYINNTKSNTYSAFVSDVLNLTERLSVLAALRLDRYDYKGGILYGAVDPYTQTNLSPKLGVVFQPVLNRVALFANYQNSFNNQNGAYIDVNNQQQRAKAERANQLEGGVKLDAVDGRFSATVSYYAIKVKDVLRPTPTLDLPGAQTQDGNQVSNGVEVNLIANPFAGFNAVAGFSYNDSKLQKTAEITNGLRPNTASSPYVANLWLSYRLPEGLLQGLGFGFGGNYASENKVQNTTAGAFILPSYTVLNASAFYDQPRFRISAKVDNLTDKQYWVGYTTLSPQKLRSVVGSVAYKF from the coding sequence ATGCAACACTCTTCTCTTCCTATATTCCGGCAGCTGCTCCTGGCTGTTCTGACGCTGTTATTTTCCGCGCTGGCCCTGGCCGCCCAGGGCCAGACGGCTACCATTCAGGGGCGAATTACTAATCCGGGCGGACAGGCCGTGGCCGGGGCGGGCGTGGGCATCAAGGGCACCGCGCAGGGTGCCAACACCGACGCGGAAGGCAACTTTCAGATTGCGGGCCTGGCGGCGGGCAGCTACACGCTGCACGTGCGGCTGGTCGGCTTCGGCTCCCAGGAGCGGCGCGTGAAGCTGGCCGCCGGCGAAACCAGCACCCAGAACTTCGTGCTGACGGAAAGCACCGAGCAATTGCAGGAGGTGGTCGTGGAAGGCAAAAGCACCAACAAGTTTGCCCGCAAAGAGTCGGAGTACGTGGGCAAGATGCCGCTCCAGAACCTGGAAAACCCGCAGGTGTACGCCACCGTGGGCAAGGAGCTGCTGACCGAGCAGTCGGTGTTTACCGTGGATGATGCCCTGCGCAACGCCCCGGGCGTGCAGCGGATGTGGGACGCGACGGGCCGGGCCGGCGACGGGGGCGGCTTCTACGGCAGCCGGGGCTTTATTCTGCAGAGCCGCCTGCGCAACGGCATCGTGGGCGGCGTCACGAGCGACATCGACGCGGTGAACCTGGAGAAGCTCGAAGTTATCAAGGGCCCGTCGGCCACGCTCTTTGGCAGCTCCCTGACCTCCTACGGCGGGTTGATTAACCGCGTCACGAAGAAAGCCTACGACACCTTCGGCGGGGAGGTCAGCGTATCGGGCGGCAGCTACGGCTTCCACCGCATCAGCGCCGACGTGAACCTGGTGGACCCCAACGCTCCCAGTGACCAGCCCAAAACCCTGGCTTTCCGCCTGAATACGGCTTATCAGTACGAAGACAGCTTCCAGGACAAGGGCTTTGGCCGCAGCATCGCCGTGGCTCCTACCCTCACCTACCGCCCCACCGACCGGCTGACCATTAACCTGGATGCCGAGCTGATGCAGGGCCAGAACATGGGCAAGCAGCTGTTCTTCTTCTACTCGCCGGTTTCGGAGCTGGGTGTGTCGCGGGCCGAGGATTTGCCCCTGGACTACCGCAAATCGTACGCGGGCAACGGCCTGGTGCAATCCTCGCGCAGCGCCAACGTCTTCGGCCAGGTGAATTACCGGATTTCGCCTGCCTTCACTTCCTCGACCAACCTGAGCGCCGGCCAGAGCTTTTCGGACGGCTTCGGTCCTTACTTCTACCTGGTTTCGGACGCGGCCCTGGCCAAGAAAGGCGCCCCGGTACCCGCGCCCGGCATGCACTCCCTGCTTCGGGCCGACCAGTCGACGCGCAACAGCACGCTGAACACCTACGAGGTGCAGCAGCTCTTCAACGGCGACTTTACGCTGGGCAACCTGCGCAACCGCGTGGTGGTGGGCCTGGACTTCCTGCGCCTCGACAACAACATCAAGTTTTTCGGCGGCGTCGTGGATACCGTGCCGCTCAACCAGCCCAACTACGACTATTCAACGTTCAGCGGCCCCAACGTGGAGGCCTTCTACGCCGGAAAGACCCCGCCGGCCTACATCAACAACACCAAGTCGAACACCTACAGCGCCTTCGTGTCGGATGTGCTGAACCTGACCGAGCGCCTCAGCGTGCTGGCCGCCCTGCGCCTCGACCGGTACGACTACAAGGGCGGTATTCTGTACGGGGCCGTGGACCCGTACACCCAAACCAACCTGTCGCCCAAGCTGGGGGTGGTGTTTCAGCCGGTGCTGAACCGGGTGGCGCTGTTTGCCAACTACCAGAACAGCTTCAATAACCAGAACGGCGCCTACATCGACGTCAACAACCAGCAGCAGCGGGCCAAGGCCGAGCGCGCCAACCAGCTGGAGGGCGGCGTGAAGCTGGACGCCGTGGATGGCCGGTTCAGCGCGACGGTGAGCTACTACGCCATCAAGGTGAAAGACGTGCTGCGCCCCACTCCCACTCTGGATCTGCCCGGCGCCCAAACCCAGGACGGCAACCAGGTGAGCAACGGCGTGGAAGTAAACCTGATTGCCAACCCATTCGCGGGCTTCAACGCGGTGGCCGGCTTCAGCTACAACGACTCGAAGCTGCAGAAAACCGCCGAAATCACCAATGGCCTGCGCCCGAACACGGCTTCCTCGCCCTACGTAGCCAACCTGTGGCTGAGCTACCGGTTGCCCGAAGGCCTGCTGCAAGGGCTGGGCTTCGGCTTCGGGGGCAACTACGCCAGCGAGAATAAGGTACAGAACACGACGGCCGGCGCCTTCATTCTGCCCTCGTATACCGTACTCAACGCCTCGGCTTTCTACGACCAGCCCCGCTTCCGGATTTCGGCCAAGGTGGACAACCTCACCGATAAGCAATACTGGGTAGGCTACACCACCCTCAGCCCGCAGAAATTGCGCAGCGTGGTGGGCAGCGTGGCCTACAAGTTCTAA
- a CDS encoding tryptophan-rich sensory protein, whose amino-acid sequence MELSNSTVRVRSHTPVSAWRWLTTLSILGNIGLNYWANARPFNGQTMGMVSEQYPTLLTPAGYAFSIWGLIFLTLTIYAAWQLLPAQRQTSLPDAIARPLTLASVATALWVVLFAYELIEMSVVTMLVILLALMLTYGRVRRYVQARKVPRWVSVPFSLYLGWISVATVINVTIGLRELGVQTDLNISVLLTLLLLAVVVGLALTISNVFRDLVYPAVVVWALVAIWAAQRMEYPELGWAALGGAVVVLAGSIGLALRKSRRRGSQS is encoded by the coding sequence ATGGAATTGAGCAACTCTACAGTCCGGGTGCGCAGCCACACCCCGGTTTCGGCCTGGCGCTGGCTGACCACGCTGAGCATCCTCGGCAACATTGGCCTGAACTACTGGGCCAACGCGCGCCCGTTCAACGGGCAGACAATGGGCATGGTGTCGGAGCAGTACCCCACGCTGCTAACCCCGGCGGGCTACGCTTTCAGCATCTGGGGGCTGATTTTCCTGACCCTGACCATCTACGCCGCGTGGCAGCTGCTGCCCGCCCAGCGCCAGACTTCCCTCCCCGACGCCATTGCCCGCCCGCTCACGCTGGCCAGCGTGGCCACGGCCCTCTGGGTGGTGCTGTTTGCCTACGAACTGATCGAGATGAGTGTGGTGACCATGCTGGTAATTCTGCTGGCCCTGATGCTCACCTACGGGCGGGTGCGCCGCTACGTGCAGGCCCGCAAGGTGCCGCGCTGGGTTAGCGTGCCCTTCTCCCTCTACCTGGGCTGGATTTCGGTGGCGACGGTGATTAACGTGACCATCGGCCTGCGGGAGCTGGGCGTGCAAACCGACCTGAACATCTCGGTGCTGCTCACCCTGCTGCTGCTGGCGGTGGTGGTCGGGCTGGCCCTGACGATCAGCAACGTGTTTCGCGACCTGGTGTACCCGGCCGTGGTGGTGTGGGCTCTGGTGGCTATCTGGGCGGCGCAACGTATGGAGTATCCCGAGCTGGGCTGGGCCGCGCTGGGCGGGGCCGTGGTCGTGCTGGCCGGCAGCATCGGACTGGCCCTGCGCAAGTCGCGGCGCCGGGGCAGTCAGTCGTAA
- a CDS encoding DUF2251 domain-containing protein: protein MSSTAAGHEFEVMFEDDGETGYLYALRNGAELEILDALHIYNVADVQDRETPVTVQVFWDVAQTTAALIIAGYCHALYDFQRQMGFCRNAFPPAKNGQTGSRELTDELVDKYFAA, encoded by the coding sequence ATCAGCAGCACGGCCGCCGGCCACGAGTTTGAGGTGATGTTCGAGGACGACGGCGAAACCGGCTACCTCTACGCCCTGCGCAACGGCGCGGAGCTGGAAATCCTCGACGCGCTGCACATCTATAATGTAGCCGACGTGCAGGACCGCGAAACGCCCGTCACCGTCCAGGTTTTCTGGGACGTGGCCCAGACGACGGCCGCCCTCATCATTGCCGGCTACTGCCACGCACTGTATGACTTTCAGCGCCAGATGGGCTTTTGCCGCAATGCCTTCCCACCCGCCAAAAACGGCCAGACCGGCTCCCGGGAGCTGACCGACGAGCTGGTCGATAAGTACTTCGCTGCGTAG
- a CDS encoding DUF6150 family protein: MLLSLLLSSWLALNPFRAAPRVPFVASAAPVGSIDPCLIYGSVYLETDPYRRSYCFATVYQEPEEAFSDLLVFQEENKLFADKAGFWYQTSARDFADYVLFVTDKRALADFSIHYTKSRSFAGCRK, encoded by the coding sequence ATGCTCCTCTCTCTGTTGCTCTCCAGCTGGCTGGCCCTGAATCCGTTCCGGGCCGCGCCCCGCGTGCCTTTTGTGGCTTCGGCCGCGCCGGTGGGCTCCATCGACCCATGCCTGATTTACGGCTCGGTGTACCTGGAAACCGACCCGTACCGGCGCAGCTACTGCTTTGCCACCGTGTACCAGGAGCCCGAGGAAGCCTTTTCCGATTTGCTGGTCTTTCAGGAAGAAAACAAGCTGTTTGCCGATAAAGCAGGCTTCTGGTACCAAACCTCCGCCCGCGACTTCGCCGACTACGTGCTGTTCGTGACCGACAAGCGCGCCCTGGCTGACTTCTCCATTCACTACACCAAATCCCGCTCGTTTGCCGGCTGCCGCAAGTAG
- the tpiA gene encoding triose-phosphate isomerase — translation MRKNIVAGNWKMNMTYQDGLALVSEITNMVADETLGANVEVVIAPPAPFLHSIGKLLSEGGRIHLGAQNCHQKESGAFTGEVSAKQLQSVGVEYVILGHSERRQYFHEDDELLSQKLKAVLAAGLKPIFCIGESLETREADETFDFLAAQLKNGLFHLSNEEFDQVVIAYEPIWAIGTGKTATSEQAQEVHAFIREQIARAYDAEAAQNTTILYGGSANAQNARELFGQPDVDGGLIGGASLKSRDFTEIIKSF, via the coding sequence ATGCGCAAGAACATCGTCGCCGGCAACTGGAAAATGAACATGACTTACCAGGACGGCCTCGCCCTGGTTTCGGAAATCACGAATATGGTAGCCGACGAAACGCTGGGTGCCAACGTGGAAGTGGTCATTGCGCCGCCCGCGCCGTTTCTGCACTCCATCGGCAAGCTGCTGAGCGAGGGTGGCCGGATTCATCTGGGCGCGCAAAACTGCCACCAGAAGGAAAGCGGCGCGTTTACCGGCGAGGTATCGGCCAAGCAGCTGCAGTCGGTGGGCGTGGAGTACGTGATTCTGGGCCACTCCGAGCGGCGCCAGTATTTCCACGAGGACGACGAGCTGCTGAGCCAGAAGCTCAAGGCCGTGCTGGCCGCCGGCCTGAAGCCCATCTTCTGCATCGGCGAGTCGCTGGAAACCCGGGAAGCCGATGAAACCTTCGACTTTCTGGCCGCCCAGCTCAAGAACGGCCTGTTTCACCTCTCCAATGAGGAGTTCGACCAGGTAGTTATTGCCTACGAGCCCATCTGGGCCATCGGCACCGGCAAAACCGCCACCAGCGAGCAGGCCCAGGAAGTGCACGCCTTTATCCGGGAGCAGATTGCCCGCGCCTACGACGCCGAAGCGGCTCAGAACACGACCATCCTGTACGGCGGCTCGGCCAACGCCCAGAACGCCCGGGAGCTGTTCGGCCAGCCCGACGTCGACGGCGGCCTCATCGGCGGCGCCTCCCTCAAGTCGCGCGACTTCACCGAGATTATCAAGTCGTTTTAA
- the plsY gene encoding glycerol-3-phosphate 1-O-acyltransferase PlsY: protein MNLPLVLALLVAAYLLGSIPTALWVGRRFFGLDIREHGSGNAGATNTFRVLGKKPGSVVMAIDVLKGWAATMMASVMLSQGAIRPDQLLYFQLACGVLAVVGHIYPIFAQFRGGKGVATVLGMMLAIAPATVGGCILVFLLMLVLFRYVSLASMSAGVAFALLQLLPPFRPQNPLLLYFGFILAALLIYTHRANIGRLRAGNESRVPLFGRK, encoded by the coding sequence ATGAACCTACCCCTCGTCCTGGCCCTGCTCGTGGCCGCCTACCTGCTCGGCTCCATCCCGACGGCCCTCTGGGTCGGCCGCCGCTTCTTTGGCCTCGACATTCGGGAGCACGGCTCGGGCAACGCCGGGGCCACCAACACCTTCCGGGTGCTGGGCAAAAAGCCCGGCTCGGTCGTAATGGCCATCGACGTGCTCAAGGGCTGGGCCGCCACCATGATGGCCTCGGTGATGCTCAGCCAGGGTGCCATCCGCCCCGACCAGCTGCTCTACTTCCAGCTCGCCTGCGGGGTGCTGGCCGTCGTGGGGCACATTTACCCCATCTTCGCGCAGTTCCGTGGGGGTAAGGGCGTGGCCACGGTGCTGGGCATGATGCTGGCCATTGCCCCGGCTACGGTGGGGGGCTGCATCCTGGTGTTCCTCCTGATGCTCGTGCTGTTCCGCTACGTGTCGCTGGCCAGCATGTCGGCCGGCGTGGCCTTTGCCCTGCTCCAGCTGCTGCCCCCGTTCCGCCCCCAGAACCCGCTGCTGCTGTACTTCGGCTTTATCCTGGCGGCCCTGCTCATCTACACCCACCGCGCCAACATCGGCCGCCTGCGCGCCGGCAACGAAAGCCGCGTGCCGCTGTTTGGGCGGAAGTAG